The window ACTGCCGGTCAACACCCGCAACATCCTGTTCATCTGCGGCGGCACCTTTGACGGGCTGGACAAGATCATCAACGCCAGGATCGGCACCAAGACCCTGGGTTTTGGGGCCGATGTCCGGGAACGAAGCCGGCTTCAGCCTAACGAACTTTTGGCCAAGGTCCAGCCCGACGACCTGCTGAAATACGGGCTGATCCCCGAGTTGATTGGGCGGCTGCCGGTGATCTGCTCGCTGGAGCCTTTGGACAAATCCGCCATGATGGAGATTCTGACCCGGCCCAAGAACGCTTTGGTAAAACAGTATCAAACATACTTCGGGATGGAAGGGGTGGAGCTGGAATTTTTGCCTCTGGCGCTGGAGGCCATCTCGGAGGATGCCCTAAAGCGGGGCACCGGGGCCCGGGGCTTGCGGGCGGCGCTGGAGGAGGCCATGCTGGATATCATGTACCACCTGCCTTCCAGCCAGGGCATTATCAAATGCACCATCGGGCGCGAGGTCATAGTCAACCGGCAGGAGCCGGAGTATGTTCGCAAGGAGCAGGACGCGGCCTGACTGGGGACAAATAACAGGGAACAATTAACAAGGAACATTGCACCCAAACCACCAAAAGCATTTTCTTTAAAAGGAGTTCAGTCGTGAAAAAGTTAATACCAGCCTTTCTGATAATATTTTGTGCGGGGCTTTCTTTTGGGCAGAACAAAAACGCAAAAATATCAGTTGGTCTCATGGATTTGCGGGCCTCGGGGGTTTCTACCAAGGATGCAAAATTTTTGACGGAAAGGTTTGTAATCGAATTGCAGAACACCGGCAGATTTGCCGTGATGGAGCGGGACCAAAGGGATGAAATCCTAAAGGAACAGGGTTTCCAGCAAACCGGGGCCTGCGATCAGACATCATGCCTGGTGGAGGCAGGCAGGTTGTTGCCCATACAAAAGATGATAGGCGGAAGCGTGGGCAAGATAGGCAATACGTTTTCAATCCAAATAAGAATGGTTGATTTGAAAACTGGCGAAGTTGAAAAAACAACAGCCAAGGACTATACCCAGCAGATAGATTATCTTCTTACCACCGGGATGAAGGAGGTAGCCATAGATTTGGCGCAATCGTATGCCAAAAGTGCTGAACAAAATAATGAGGAAACTCTTACTGCCATAAAACAACGGCAGGCGGAGGAGCAACGAAGGAAGGAACGTGAGAAGGCGGTAAGCGATAGCCTTGAATTAGCCAGACAACAAGAAGAAAAAAGGCGGCGCGAATTGGAAATATCACAACAACAGCATTATTTGGATAGTCTATCGCACCAAAAAAATAAAGTAGCAAGAAAATTTTATATTTCCGAAAATATAAAATTCGAAAGCGTTTTTAAAATTGTTAAAGGCATCGAAAACCATTATAGTGAAAACAATCCGCTAGCAAACGCCGATTTCGGTTTTGTTCTATCCAATAAAAAAATACCGCTTGGTCTTTACGGTGGCATGGCAAGAAGTGGTGTTGGTGATTGGGTAATGGTAACATCGGTTTATTCCATCGGGGGTGTCGTAAAATTTCCCAAAGCCCTGTTTGTAAAAGCTGCATTTAGAATAGGCGTAAGCCCTGTAAACACTTTTATAGATTCCACGGGAAGTTCCAGCGCTGGATCTTATGGGTACTATTTGCAAATGTGGCTTTATAATAAAAATTATGGTATAGATATAAATTACCGGAGGGATATGTCTTCTGATTCTATGTCCTATTATCTGCCAGAATATAGAGGGCAAATTGAAATAAAACCATTTATTGTAATAAAAGAAAAAGTACAATTAAAAATAGGCTATGCTTATGAGGTTTATGGCAGCACCGGTTGGAATTCGAATGCGAAAGGAAGCGGATACATAGTTGAAATTGAAGCAAGGCCAATTAAAGAAATAGGGCTAATAGCGGGAATAGATTTTAGAAAGTATAAAGGGACATATAATTTTTATGGTTTTACGTATACTGGTAATAACTTATACAACAATATTTATTTTGGTTTAGGTTTAAATTTTTAAATGCAACAAAACATCTGCCCCCCGAAAATCACGATGAGCAGTAACAAATTTTGGAAGAACGGATGACCCGCGAAGAAGAAATAAAAGCAATGACCAAACAGGCCCTGGCCAGATTCTCCGGAAGTCTGCAGGACCATCAGGTCATTTTGTTCGGCTCCCGGGCCGGCGGGCCGGCCCGTCCCGCTTCCGATTTTGACATCGGGATAAAAGGAGAAAAGCCTTTAGCTGCCAAAACCCTTTATAAAATTGAGCTGGTCGATCTTAGCCGGGTGTCCCCCTCTTTTCTTGAAACGGCCAACAGTAAAGCGGAGGTGCTGCTGTGAATAAATTCAAACTGGTATTTGAAGATTATAAAAAAGCGGTGGCTCAGTTGCAGCAGGCTCTGTCCAGAAAATCTGACGACGAATTGCTGCAGGCCGGCTGCCTGAAATATTTTGAGTTTTGCTTCGAGCTGGCCTGGAA is drawn from candidate division TA06 bacterium and contains these coding sequences:
- a CDS encoding AAA family ATPase, with amino-acid sequence LPVNTRNILFICGGTFDGLDKIINARIGTKTLGFGADVRERSRLQPNELLAKVQPDDLLKYGLIPELIGRLPVICSLEPLDKSAMMEILTRPKNALVKQYQTYFGMEGVELEFLPLALEAISEDALKRGTGARGLRAALEEAMLDIMYHLPSSQGIIKCTIGREVIVNRQEPEYVRKEQDAA
- a CDS encoding nucleotidyltransferase domain-containing protein, whose translation is MTREEEIKAMTKQALARFSGSLQDHQVILFGSRAGGPARPASDFDIGIKGEKPLAAKTLYKIELVDLSRVSPSFLETANSKAEVLL